Proteins from a genomic interval of Salinarchaeum sp. Harcht-Bsk1:
- a CDS encoding HNH endonuclease, translating into METTRCSECGDRFEFYPSEKDGVYCSSCIDATDGLLPDNPMEPIDRVVISCPACGEELRVLQSLLDRRKRGVFCGLDCYGDWLSEHIVGPDHHQWTGSCPEYGHGWSAVRRAARVRDEYECQICGTSKVDMGRNPDVHHIVPVREFPDPGDAHCLENVITLCRSCHRKAETGSIAVPDPSKE; encoded by the coding sequence ATGGAGACGACGAGATGCAGCGAATGCGGCGACCGGTTCGAGTTCTACCCTTCAGAAAAAGACGGCGTGTACTGTTCGTCCTGTATCGACGCAACTGATGGTCTACTGCCGGACAATCCGATGGAGCCCATCGATCGCGTGGTGATCTCGTGTCCCGCCTGTGGTGAGGAACTTCGCGTGCTCCAATCACTGCTGGATCGCAGAAAACGCGGCGTGTTCTGTGGCCTCGATTGCTACGGGGACTGGCTGTCGGAACACATCGTCGGTCCCGATCACCATCAGTGGACGGGCTCCTGTCCGGAATACGGACACGGCTGGTCGGCTGTTCGCCGCGCTGCCCGCGTTCGGGACGAATACGAATGCCAGATTTGTGGCACGTCGAAGGTGGACATGGGGCGAAATCCGGACGTTCATCACATTGTCCCGGTACGGGAATTCCCCGATCCGGGTGACGCTCACTGCCTCGAGAACGTGATCACTCTCTGTCGATCCTGTCATCGCAAGGCGGAGACGGGTTCGATCGCAGTTCCCGATCCGTCAAAGGAGTAA
- a CDS encoding metal-dependent transcriptional regulator — MNTADQYLKAIYLAQRLEDGPAATGTLADMLDVSPASVNEMIGKLESRGLVDHEKYAGATLTDDGIVRAEDTLQTYCIIERFLHNVLEVEDFRGEARALESVIDDTVAERLDTIIDRRGECPDCFDAEADCCEFLEVEQRAD; from the coding sequence ATGAATACCGCTGATCAGTACCTCAAGGCCATCTACCTCGCCCAGCGGCTGGAGGACGGTCCCGCGGCGACCGGCACCCTGGCGGACATGCTCGACGTTTCGCCGGCGAGCGTCAACGAGATGATCGGCAAACTCGAGTCCCGCGGGCTCGTCGACCACGAGAAGTACGCTGGTGCGACGCTCACCGACGATGGCATCGTCCGCGCCGAGGACACGCTCCAGACCTACTGCATCATCGAGCGATTCCTCCACAACGTCCTCGAGGTCGAGGACTTCCGCGGCGAGGCCCGCGCACTCGAGAGCGTCATCGACGATACCGTCGCCGAACGGCTCGACACGATCATCGACCGTCGCGGGGAGTGCCCGGACTGCTTCGACGCCGAGGCAGACTGCTGTGAGTTCCTCGAAGTCGAGCAACGAGCGGATTGA
- the glmS gene encoding glutamine--fructose-6-phosphate transaminase (isomerizing) yields MCGITARTGRDDAVDDLLDGLQNLEYRGYDSAGIALQNGHGIEVFKQAGETSDLDADVRRRTPSGKIGIGHTRWSTHGPPTDENAHPHTCCTGDVAVVHNGIIENHEELRTELVAAGHTFSSDTDTEVVPHLIEERLAAGDGPEAAFRAAIDRLRGSYAIVAMVAGRDAVYATRSGSPLVLGIADDGYFLASDVPAFLEHTDRVVYLEDGDVATVTASTHTVTDVDGSMVVRPPESVDWNAEDAEKRGYDHYMLKEIDEQPGAIERAIEGRIDAECGAVELEAFPPGSFSDVERVQLVACGTSYHAAAYAQRLLAHRGIPATAHRAGEYAETAATLEPGTLVIGVSQSGETADTLQSLRRIADADVRTLAVTNVVGSTIARETDDALFIRAGPEIGVAATKTFSSQVATLLLLAERLAADVEGAGSDDTEAVLAALQALPDQLRTVVDSSDARQIARRADGRTSHFFIGRDVAHPVALEGALKFKEITYEHAEGFAAAQLKHGPLALVTPDTAVVAVFTGRHDEKTLANVREVQARDAPVVAIASEETHSVVETADELLPIPDTEPELAGLLANVQLQLLSYHVAALLDRPIDKPRNLAKSVTVE; encoded by the coding sequence ATGTGCGGGATCACCGCGCGCACCGGACGCGACGACGCCGTCGACGACCTGCTCGACGGTCTCCAGAATCTCGAGTATCGCGGCTACGACTCCGCCGGCATCGCCCTCCAGAATGGCCACGGTATCGAGGTCTTCAAGCAGGCGGGCGAGACGAGCGACCTCGACGCCGACGTCCGCCGCCGCACGCCCAGCGGGAAGATCGGCATCGGCCACACCCGCTGGTCGACCCACGGCCCCCCGACCGACGAGAACGCCCATCCCCACACCTGCTGTACGGGCGACGTGGCGGTCGTACACAACGGGATCATCGAGAACCACGAGGAACTCCGGACGGAGCTGGTCGCAGCCGGCCACACCTTCTCCAGCGACACCGACACGGAGGTCGTTCCGCACCTGATCGAGGAACGCCTGGCGGCCGGCGACGGTCCCGAAGCTGCGTTCCGGGCCGCCATCGACCGGCTCCGCGGCAGCTACGCGATCGTGGCGATGGTCGCCGGGCGCGACGCGGTCTACGCGACGCGGTCCGGTTCCCCGCTGGTGCTCGGCATCGCCGACGACGGCTACTTCCTCGCGAGCGACGTGCCGGCGTTCCTCGAGCACACGGACCGCGTCGTCTACCTCGAGGACGGCGACGTCGCGACGGTGACGGCCTCGACGCACACGGTAACGGACGTCGACGGGTCGATGGTCGTCAGGCCGCCCGAGTCCGTGGACTGGAACGCCGAGGACGCCGAGAAGCGCGGCTACGACCACTACATGCTCAAGGAGATCGACGAGCAGCCCGGCGCGATCGAGCGGGCCATCGAGGGTCGCATCGACGCCGAGTGCGGCGCCGTCGAACTGGAGGCCTTTCCCCCCGGTAGCTTCTCGGACGTCGAGCGGGTCCAGCTCGTCGCCTGTGGCACCTCCTATCACGCCGCGGCCTACGCCCAGCGGCTGCTCGCTCACCGCGGGATCCCAGCGACGGCCCACCGCGCCGGCGAGTACGCCGAAACCGCTGCGACCCTCGAACCCGGAACGCTGGTCATCGGCGTCAGCCAGAGCGGTGAGACCGCCGACACGCTCCAGTCGCTCCGCCGGATCGCCGACGCGGACGTCCGGACGCTCGCTGTCACGAACGTCGTCGGCTCGACGATCGCTCGCGAGACCGACGACGCGCTGTTCATCCGCGCGGGGCCGGAGATCGGCGTCGCCGCGACGAAGACGTTTAGCTCGCAGGTCGCGACCCTTCTCCTCCTCGCCGAGCGACTTGCCGCCGACGTGGAGGGTGCCGGAAGCGACGACACCGAAGCTGTCCTCGCGGCGCTCCAGGCGCTCCCCGACCAGTTACGGACGGTCGTCGATAGCTCGGACGCCCGGCAGATCGCCCGTCGCGCAGACGGTCGCACGTCCCACTTCTTCATCGGACGGGACGTCGCCCATCCCGTCGCCCTCGAAGGCGCGCTGAAGTTCAAGGAGATCACGTACGAGCACGCCGAGGGCTTCGCCGCCGCTCAGCTCAAACACGGGCCGCTGGCACTCGTCACCCCCGACACCGCGGTCGTCGCGGTGTTCACGGGCCGGCACGACGAGAAGACGCTCGCGAACGTTCGGGAGGTCCAGGCTCGCGACGCCCCGGTAGTCGCGATCGCGAGCGAGGAAACCCACAGCGTGGTCGAAACGGCCGACGAACTGCTCCCGATCCCGGACACGGAGCCGGAACTCGCCGGGCTGCTTGCGAACGTGCAGCTCCAGTTGCTCTCGTACCACGTCGCCGCCCTGCTCGATCGGCCGATCGACAAGCCTCGTAACCTCGCGAAGAGCGTCACCGTCGAGTGA
- a CDS encoding HalOD1 output domain-containing protein: MSNDVEPSVRVVEAVAEATGCDPAALPTLYDAVDVDALNQLLRNVDADETLSIRIEYAERIVEIEAGGPIRVSPQ, translated from the coding sequence ATGAGCAATGACGTCGAGCCGAGCGTCCGCGTCGTCGAGGCAGTCGCCGAGGCTACCGGTTGTGATCCGGCTGCACTCCCGACGCTCTACGACGCCGTCGACGTGGACGCTTTGAACCAGTTGCTTCGGAACGTCGACGCAGACGAGACGCTCAGTATCCGGATCGAGTACGCCGAGCGGATCGTCGAAATCGAGGCAGGTGGACCGATCCGCGTCAGTCCTCAGTGA
- a CDS encoding S26 family signal peptidase, which produces MNRRRLLHGVGLVVLLALVVPFVIYAVPGVVGAEQSYVILSGSMEPALSPGDAIVVDDTAPSAIEEGDVVTFRRDGQETGSRTGSSTFERRTASGRS; this is translated from the coding sequence GTGAACCGTCGGCGGCTCCTTCACGGGGTCGGGCTCGTGGTGCTCCTCGCGCTCGTGGTGCCATTCGTGATCTACGCCGTCCCGGGCGTCGTCGGTGCCGAGCAGAGCTACGTGATCCTCTCCGGGAGCATGGAGCCGGCGCTGTCTCCGGGTGACGCGATCGTCGTGGACGATACCGCCCCGTCCGCGATCGAGGAAGGCGACGTCGTGACCTTCAGACGCGACGGGCAGGAGACGGGGTCACGCACCGGGTCGTCGACGTTCGAGAGGAGAACGGCCAGCGGTCGTTCGTGA
- the glmM gene encoding phosphoglucosamine mutase, with product MFGTSGVRGRFGEDVTADLALSIGRALATHGTERIVVGRDPRLTGSLLADAVSAGAREYGADVVRIGVAATPTIARSVGWYDADAGVAVTASHNPPEDNGLKLWTDEGMAFGEDRRRRIAEIVEEGAGEPVAWDETGSETKRTDATDRHREALTDAVTIEEPLSVVVDVGNGAGGVTVGALRDLGCSVTTLGGQPDGRFPSRPSEPTGATCETLAAHVAGTDADLGIAHDGDADRTMAVDERGRFLAGDELLALFAGEAVADGARVVAPVGASLVVDDVVEREGGRVERSRVGDVYVAERASEPGVSFGGEPSGAWIWPKQTLAPDGPLAACRLAALVARERPLSQQVAGLPAYPVERDQIEVDPTAKERIVDAVARRANERYDEIDERDGVRVETDSGWFLVRASGTQPLVRMTAQGRTEDRTVELTETARELITEALQTA from the coding sequence ATGTTCGGCACTAGCGGCGTCCGAGGTCGGTTCGGCGAGGACGTGACCGCCGATCTCGCGCTCTCGATCGGGCGCGCGCTCGCGACCCACGGAACCGAGCGGATCGTCGTCGGACGCGATCCGCGGCTGACCGGATCGCTCCTCGCGGACGCCGTCTCCGCTGGCGCCCGGGAGTACGGTGCGGACGTCGTCCGGATCGGCGTCGCGGCGACGCCGACGATCGCCCGAAGCGTCGGCTGGTACGACGCCGACGCCGGCGTGGCGGTCACGGCCTCGCACAACCCGCCCGAAGACAACGGGTTGAAACTCTGGACTGACGAGGGGATGGCGTTCGGCGAGGATCGGCGCCGTCGCATCGCCGAGATCGTCGAGGAGGGGGCCGGCGAGCCCGTGGCGTGGGACGAGACTGGCTCGGAGACGAAGCGAACCGACGCGACTGATCGCCACCGCGAAGCGCTGACCGACGCAGTCACCATCGAGGAGCCACTCAGCGTCGTCGTCGACGTCGGCAACGGCGCCGGCGGCGTGACGGTTGGAGCGCTCCGCGACCTCGGCTGTTCGGTGACCACTCTCGGCGGCCAGCCCGACGGCCGCTTCCCGAGCAGGCCCAGCGAGCCGACGGGGGCGACCTGCGAGACGCTCGCGGCGCACGTCGCCGGCACCGACGCTGACCTGGGGATCGCCCACGACGGCGACGCCGACCGGACGATGGCGGTCGACGAGCGGGGCCGGTTCCTCGCCGGCGACGAGTTGCTCGCGCTGTTCGCTGGGGAGGCCGTCGCGGACGGCGCCCGGGTGGTCGCGCCGGTCGGTGCGAGCCTGGTCGTCGACGACGTCGTCGAGCGGGAGGGCGGCCGCGTCGAGCGCTCCCGCGTCGGCGACGTCTACGTCGCCGAACGAGCGAGCGAACCCGGCGTCAGTTTCGGCGGCGAACCAAGCGGCGCCTGGATCTGGCCGAAGCAAACGCTCGCCCCGGACGGCCCGCTGGCAGCCTGCCGGCTCGCGGCGCTCGTCGCTCGCGAGAGGCCGCTCTCCCAGCAGGTAGCCGGTTTGCCGGCCTATCCCGTCGAACGCGACCAGATCGAGGTCGACCCGACGGCGAAAGAGCGGATCGTCGATGCGGTCGCCCGCCGGGCGAACGAGCGCTACGACGAGATCGACGAACGGGACGGCGTCCGCGTCGAGACCGACAGCGGCTGGTTCCTCGTGCGCGCGAGCGGCACCCAGCCACTGGTCCGGATGACCGCGCAGGGCCGCACGGAAGATCGCACCGTCGAGTTGACCGAGACGGCTCGGGAACTGATCACGGAGGCCCTGCAGACGGCCTGA
- a CDS encoding MBL fold metallo-hydrolase gives MELRFLGGAGEVGRSAILVNESLLLDYGMQPATQPQFPVGSIEPEAIVVSHGHLDHVGTIPALLSGDRRPPIHWTPPTRALALTLARDTLKLHGGTYGCPFTETEIARVTQVSQTHGYRESFEAAGHEVTFFDAGHIPGSAHVLIDDGETRLLYTGDFHTDDQRIVAGSTARPDADVLLCESTYSDVEHEARSVVEERFVESVRTTLWEGGTVVVPAFAIGRTQEMLMICEAYDLPCYVDGMGTHVIDIFQDHPAFVRNADALGRAVSHARFVDGRDGQRERIADKNTVIVTTSGMLSGGPAMTYVPAIRDRPVNKIAMTGYQVDGTPGRDLIETGSAEIDGRVMPVAAQVEQYDFSAHADRDGLLSLLEQYRDAEVLINHGDRCSVFAAELADDGFDATAPENGDRIEVDG, from the coding sequence ATGGAGCTCCGGTTTCTCGGTGGCGCAGGCGAGGTCGGTCGTAGCGCGATCCTCGTCAACGAGTCGCTGTTACTGGATTACGGCATGCAGCCCGCTACCCAGCCCCAGTTCCCCGTCGGATCGATCGAGCCGGAAGCCATCGTCGTCTCGCACGGCCACCTCGATCACGTCGGCACGATTCCCGCGCTGCTCTCCGGCGATCGTCGACCACCGATCCACTGGACGCCGCCGACCCGGGCGCTCGCACTGACCCTCGCTCGCGACACCCTGAAGCTCCACGGCGGCACGTACGGCTGCCCGTTCACCGAGACCGAGATCGCTCGCGTCACGCAGGTCTCCCAGACCCACGGCTATCGCGAATCCTTCGAGGCTGCCGGCCACGAGGTGACCTTCTTCGACGCCGGCCACATCCCCGGCAGTGCGCACGTCCTGATCGACGACGGCGAGACGCGACTGCTCTACACCGGCGATTTCCACACCGACGACCAGCGGATCGTCGCCGGATCGACTGCCCGGCCCGACGCCGACGTCCTGCTCTGTGAGAGCACCTACTCCGACGTCGAGCACGAGGCCAGGTCCGTCGTCGAGGAGCGGTTCGTGGAGAGCGTCCGCACGACGCTCTGGGAGGGCGGCACCGTGGTCGTGCCCGCGTTCGCGATCGGCCGAACCCAGGAGATGCTCATGATCTGCGAGGCGTACGACCTCCCCTGCTACGTCGACGGGATGGGCACCCACGTCATCGATATCTTCCAGGACCACCCAGCGTTCGTCCGGAACGCCGACGCGCTCGGCAGGGCGGTCTCCCACGCCAGGTTCGTCGACGGTCGGGACGGCCAGCGCGAGCGCATCGCCGACAAGAACACCGTGATCGTCACGACCAGCGGGATGCTCTCGGGCGGGCCCGCGATGACGTACGTCCCCGCGATCCGCGATCGTCCAGTCAACAAGATCGCGATGACGGGCTATCAGGTGGATGGAACGCCGGGCCGGGACCTGATCGAAACCGGCAGCGCCGAGATCGACGGCCGCGTGATGCCCGTCGCCGCCCAGGTCGAGCAGTACGACTTCTCCGCGCACGCCGATCGCGACGGCCTGCTGTCCCTCCTCGAGCAGTATCGTGACGCCGAGGTTCTGATCAACCACGGTGACCGTTGCTCCGTGTTCGCTGCTGAGCTAGCCGATGACGGGTTCGACGCGACTGCGCCCGAGAACGGGGATCGGATCGAGGTCGACGGCTGA
- a CDS encoding HalOD1 output domain-containing protein, translating to MGDNGATPASVRVVRSLADAQGMDPSELTFRLGDVIDTDALDAMAAHDGNGWELSFEVEDHEVRVVPGEPIVVDGTEYH from the coding sequence ATGGGTGACAATGGAGCGACTCCGGCCTCGGTTCGCGTCGTGCGATCCCTGGCCGACGCACAGGGTATGGACCCGTCGGAGTTGACGTTCAGGCTCGGTGACGTCATCGACACCGACGCACTCGACGCGATGGCAGCTCACGACGGGAACGGGTGGGAACTATCGTTCGAAGTCGAGGACCACGAGGTCCGCGTCGTTCCCGGAGAGCCGATCGTCGTCGACGGAACGGAGTATCACTGA
- a CDS encoding CARDB domain-containing protein, which yields MTEHRLVAVVVACLVVGAAGVLAGGGAVALFSDEETVSGSFSVATDYDSGTPATNVTTPGNASTHENGTSAKNESTTAPGNGTRNGTHDRGTNDTALEVAAVSLSGDGELTTGEAATVTVRAVNRANESRELAATLSVDGTATATNTTTVSPNETASLTLSRTLESPGNYTLAAAGRVAGTVTVSAPVADIDVTDASVAQGEVQVNETVPVSATVANDGGANGSVDLVLRANGTAIDSRAVRLGPGERDTVEFDPAFEAAGSYDLTVDGVDAGTVLVENDTDLNDSS from the coding sequence ATGACTGAACACCGTCTCGTGGCCGTGGTGGTCGCCTGCCTCGTCGTCGGCGCTGCCGGCGTCCTGGCGGGTGGCGGCGCGGTCGCGCTGTTCAGCGACGAGGAGACGGTCTCGGGATCCTTCTCGGTCGCCACCGACTACGACTCCGGGACCCCCGCGACGAACGTCACGACGCCGGGGAACGCGTCGACGCACGAGAACGGGACGTCTGCGAAGAACGAGTCGACGACTGCGCCGGGGAACGGGACCCGAAACGGCACGCACGATCGAGGCACCAACGATACCGCCCTCGAGGTGGCCGCAGTCTCGCTGTCCGGCGACGGGGAACTGACGACCGGGGAGGCGGCCACGGTCACCGTGCGAGCCGTCAACCGAGCAAACGAATCCAGGGAACTGGCCGCGACGCTCAGCGTCGACGGAACGGCGACGGCGACGAATACGACGACGGTGTCGCCGAACGAGACCGCGTCGCTGACGCTCTCTCGAACGCTCGAATCGCCCGGCAACTACACGCTCGCCGCGGCAGGACGGGTCGCGGGAACGGTGACCGTCTCTGCGCCGGTCGCCGACATCGACGTCACGGACGCCTCCGTGGCCCAGGGGGAGGTCCAGGTGAACGAGACAGTTCCGGTCTCGGCGACCGTCGCGAACGACGGCGGAGCGAACGGATCGGTCGATCTGGTGCTGCGTGCAAACGGCACCGCGATCGACAGTCGCGCAGTGCGACTCGGGCCGGGCGAGCGCGACACCGTCGAATTCGACCCCGCGTTCGAAGCTGCCGGGAGCTACGACCTGACGGTCGACGGCGTCGACGCCGGAACCGTCCTCGTCGAGAACGATACCGACCTGAACGACTCCAGCTGA
- the glmU gene encoding bifunctional sugar-1-phosphate nucleotidylyltransferase/acetyltransferase, with product MDAIVIAAGEGTRMRPLTDRRPKPLLPVGRTTLIQRIMDQCVDAVDRFVLVVGYRAEAIHETVGDDHRGVPVEYVVQSEPRGTAHAIGRASDLVDRRFLALNGDVLVDDGVVDDLAAAGGTAMAVREVPDPGNYGVVETSDDRVTGLVEKPRDPASNLINAGLYAFEPSIFDAIERIGASPRGEYELTDAIVRQVEAGHDVRAVEHGGTWLDVGRPWELLAATEHVLDDLGRARDASTLSGTQDPPDVKGAGDTHAVRQIDGTVEANVHVEGPIVVEEGARIRSGTYVEGPVVVRSGADVGPNAYLRGATVLGPGSRVGNAVEVKNSVLLPGATVGHLSYVGDSILGADVNFGAGTTVANLRHDDEPVRMTVKGERVSSGRRKLGVVVGDGAKTGIDTSLNAGVTLSTGARTGPNETVLEDR from the coding sequence ATGGACGCGATCGTCATCGCCGCCGGCGAAGGGACCCGCATGCGACCGTTGACCGATCGTCGACCGAAGCCCCTGCTGCCGGTCGGCCGAACCACGCTGATCCAGCGGATCATGGACCAGTGCGTCGACGCTGTCGACCGGTTCGTCCTCGTGGTCGGCTACCGTGCCGAGGCGATCCACGAGACCGTCGGCGACGACCACCGCGGCGTGCCCGTCGAGTACGTCGTGCAGTCCGAGCCCCGTGGCACTGCCCACGCGATCGGCCGGGCGAGCGACCTGGTCGATCGACGGTTCCTCGCACTGAACGGGGACGTGCTCGTGGACGACGGCGTCGTCGACGATCTGGCGGCGGCCGGGGGAACCGCTATGGCCGTCCGGGAAGTTCCCGATCCCGGGAACTACGGCGTCGTCGAGACCAGCGACGACCGCGTCACTGGGCTCGTCGAGAAACCACGCGACCCGGCCTCGAACCTGATCAACGCGGGCCTCTACGCGTTCGAGCCCTCGATCTTCGACGCCATCGAGCGGATCGGCGCGAGCCCCCGCGGCGAGTACGAACTCACAGACGCCATCGTGCGACAGGTCGAGGCGGGTCACGACGTGCGTGCCGTCGAGCACGGCGGCACCTGGCTCGACGTCGGGCGGCCGTGGGAACTCCTCGCCGCCACCGAACACGTCCTCGACGACTTGGGCCGGGCGCGAGACGCATCGACGCTCTCCGGAACCCAGGATCCGCCGGACGTGAAGGGAGCAGGTGATACCCACGCAGTCCGGCAGATCGACGGCACCGTCGAGGCAAACGTCCACGTCGAGGGGCCCATCGTCGTCGAGGAGGGTGCCCGCATCCGGTCGGGAACGTACGTCGAGGGGCCGGTCGTGGTCCGTTCCGGGGCCGACGTCGGGCCGAACGCCTACCTCCGCGGCGCGACCGTCCTCGGCCCGGGGTCGCGCGTCGGCAACGCCGTCGAGGTGAAGAACTCGGTGCTACTCCCCGGCGCCACCGTCGGGCACCTCTCCTACGTCGGCGACTCCATCCTCGGGGCCGACGTCAACTTCGGTGCGGGGACGACCGTCGCGAACCTCCGGCACGACGACGAACCGGTCCGAATGACCGTCAAGGGCGAGCGGGTCTCGAGCGGCCGCCGTAAACTCGGCGTCGTCGTCGGCGACGGCGCGAAGACCGGGATCGACACCAGTCTGAACGCGGGCGTGACCCTCTCGACGGGAGCACGGACGGGGCCGAACGAGACGGTGCTCGAAGATCGATAG